Proteins found in one Onychomys torridus chromosome 21, mOncTor1.1, whole genome shotgun sequence genomic segment:
- the LOC118571539 gene encoding zinc finger protein 709-like isoform X1, translating to MHQKQEMEGLLKIGNSCTKNVEEFAASQRSPKMLQEEFNGPSGEPVTFEDVAVNFTLGEWTMLDSSQKKLYRDVMKETFMNLISVGKTEEEEDIEEYQKPKGNLRTLMVERLCKYDRGNQNRETHQQSPEHIIVNEKMPPVITECERDIIAHFPSDTHFKGRTGEKPYQYQEHVEKTLKYKKCWKDFSYSELLQIHKSPPMRQIPYENKQSNEACRSFTSDHDYEGTYTEEKSYVCKQCGKAWSDSCSLLWHEKSHIQEKRHTCKQCGKAFSRPSQLHKHERIHTGEKPYVCTHCGKAFIDRRTCCNHERTHTGVKPYVCKQCGKAFLRSCQLLIHERIHTGERPFVCKHCGKAFTYSSACYYHERIHTGEKPCVCKQCGKAFKCSAYLHIHERSHSGEKPYVCKHCGKAFAYATGCHKHERIHTGEKPYMCVQCGKVFSFPRSLHIHERSHSGEKPYVCKQCGKSFSQGTSLRRHERIHTGEKPYVCKQCGKAFIQRDDCFSHERTHTGEKPYMCAQCGETFTFSKSLQIHEKNHTGEKPYICKQCGKAFTCSTYLLRHERTHNEKKF from the exons ATGCATCAGAAGCAGGAAATG gaaggacttttaaaaataggaaatagcTGCACAAAAAATGTTGAAGAATTTGCTGCTAGCCAGAGGAGCCCTAAAATGCTGCAAGAAGAATTTAATGGGCCATCTGGT GAGCCAGTGACGTTTGAGGATGTGGCTGTAAACTTTACCCTAGGAGAGTGGACTATGTTAGATTCCAGTCAAAAGAAGCTCTACAGAGATGTGATGAAGGAAACCTTTATGAACCTGATTTCCGTAG ggaaaacagaagaagaagaagatattGAAGAGTACCAGAAGCCTAAGGGAAACCTGAG aaCTCTGATGGTTGAGAGACTCTGTAAATATGATCGTGGTAATCAGAATAGAGAAACCCACCAACAGAGTCCAGAGCATATTATTGTGAATGAAAAAATGCCTCCTGTAATAACTGAGTGTGAAAGAGACATCATTGCTCATTTCCCCTCAGACACACACTTCAAAGGCagaactggagagaaaccataccaGTATCAGGAACATGTGGAGAAgactttaaaatataagaaatgttGGAAGGATTTCAGTTATTCTGAGTTGCTTCAGATCCATAAAAGCCCTCCTATGAGACAGATACCCTATGAAAACAAACAATCTAATGAAGCCTGTAGGAGTTTCACTTCGGATCATGATTATGAGGGAACTTACACTGAAGAGAAATCTTATGTTTGTAAACAATGTGGGAAAGCATGGAGTGATTCCTGTAGCCTTCTCTGGCATGAAAAAAGTCACATTCAAGAGAAACGTCACACCTGTAAGCAGTGTGGGAAAGCATTTAGTCGTCCCTCACAGCTTCACAAACATGAAAGAATCCACACTGGTGAGAAACCTTATGTATGTACACATTGTGGAAAAGCCTTCATTGATCGCAGAACCTGTTGCAATCATGAACGAACTCACACTGGAGTGAAACCCTATGTTTGTAAACAATGTGGGAAAGCATTTCTTCGTTCCTGCCAACTTCTCATCCacgaaagaattcatactggagagagacctttTGTATGTAAACATTGTGGAAAAGCTTTTACCTACTCCAGTGCTTGTTATtatcatgaaagaattcacactggagagaaaccctgtgtttgtAAGCAATGTGGGAAAGCATTTAAATGTTCTGCATACCTTCACATACATGAAAGATCTCACagtggagaaaaaccctatgtaTGTAAGCACTGTGGAAAAGCCTTTGCTTATGCTACTGGATGTCACAAGCATGAAAGaatccacactggagagaaaccatatatgtgtgtgcagtgtgggaAAGTATTCAGTTTCCCTAGATCCCTTCACATACATGAAAGATCTCACAGTGGAGAAAAACCTTATGTATGTAAGCAGTGTGGGAAGTCTTTCAGTCAGGGAACTTCTTTGAGAAGACATGAacgaattcatactggagaaaaaccttatgtatgtaagcagtgtgggaaagccttcatcCAACGTGATGATTGTTTTAGTCATGAACgaactcacactggagagaaaccatacatGTGTGCTCAATGTGGGGAAACTTTCACTTTTTCCAAATCccttcaaatacatgaaaaaaatcacactggagaaaaaccctatatATGTAAGCAATGTGGAAAAGCATTTACCTGTTCCACATACCTTCTTAGACATGAAAGAACTCACAATGAAAAGAAATTCTGA
- the LOC118571539 gene encoding zinc finger protein 709-like isoform X2 yields the protein MHQKQEMEPVTFEDVAVNFTLGEWTMLDSSQKKLYRDVMKETFMNLISVGKTEEEEDIEEYQKPKGNLRTLMVERLCKYDRGNQNRETHQQSPEHIIVNEKMPPVITECERDIIAHFPSDTHFKGRTGEKPYQYQEHVEKTLKYKKCWKDFSYSELLQIHKSPPMRQIPYENKQSNEACRSFTSDHDYEGTYTEEKSYVCKQCGKAWSDSCSLLWHEKSHIQEKRHTCKQCGKAFSRPSQLHKHERIHTGEKPYVCTHCGKAFIDRRTCCNHERTHTGVKPYVCKQCGKAFLRSCQLLIHERIHTGERPFVCKHCGKAFTYSSACYYHERIHTGEKPCVCKQCGKAFKCSAYLHIHERSHSGEKPYVCKHCGKAFAYATGCHKHERIHTGEKPYMCVQCGKVFSFPRSLHIHERSHSGEKPYVCKQCGKSFSQGTSLRRHERIHTGEKPYVCKQCGKAFIQRDDCFSHERTHTGEKPYMCAQCGETFTFSKSLQIHEKNHTGEKPYICKQCGKAFTCSTYLLRHERTHNEKKF from the exons ATGCATCAGAAGCAGGAAATG GAGCCAGTGACGTTTGAGGATGTGGCTGTAAACTTTACCCTAGGAGAGTGGACTATGTTAGATTCCAGTCAAAAGAAGCTCTACAGAGATGTGATGAAGGAAACCTTTATGAACCTGATTTCCGTAG ggaaaacagaagaagaagaagatattGAAGAGTACCAGAAGCCTAAGGGAAACCTGAG aaCTCTGATGGTTGAGAGACTCTGTAAATATGATCGTGGTAATCAGAATAGAGAAACCCACCAACAGAGTCCAGAGCATATTATTGTGAATGAAAAAATGCCTCCTGTAATAACTGAGTGTGAAAGAGACATCATTGCTCATTTCCCCTCAGACACACACTTCAAAGGCagaactggagagaaaccataccaGTATCAGGAACATGTGGAGAAgactttaaaatataagaaatgttGGAAGGATTTCAGTTATTCTGAGTTGCTTCAGATCCATAAAAGCCCTCCTATGAGACAGATACCCTATGAAAACAAACAATCTAATGAAGCCTGTAGGAGTTTCACTTCGGATCATGATTATGAGGGAACTTACACTGAAGAGAAATCTTATGTTTGTAAACAATGTGGGAAAGCATGGAGTGATTCCTGTAGCCTTCTCTGGCATGAAAAAAGTCACATTCAAGAGAAACGTCACACCTGTAAGCAGTGTGGGAAAGCATTTAGTCGTCCCTCACAGCTTCACAAACATGAAAGAATCCACACTGGTGAGAAACCTTATGTATGTACACATTGTGGAAAAGCCTTCATTGATCGCAGAACCTGTTGCAATCATGAACGAACTCACACTGGAGTGAAACCCTATGTTTGTAAACAATGTGGGAAAGCATTTCTTCGTTCCTGCCAACTTCTCATCCacgaaagaattcatactggagagagacctttTGTATGTAAACATTGTGGAAAAGCTTTTACCTACTCCAGTGCTTGTTATtatcatgaaagaattcacactggagagaaaccctgtgtttgtAAGCAATGTGGGAAAGCATTTAAATGTTCTGCATACCTTCACATACATGAAAGATCTCACagtggagaaaaaccctatgtaTGTAAGCACTGTGGAAAAGCCTTTGCTTATGCTACTGGATGTCACAAGCATGAAAGaatccacactggagagaaaccatatatgtgtgtgcagtgtgggaAAGTATTCAGTTTCCCTAGATCCCTTCACATACATGAAAGATCTCACAGTGGAGAAAAACCTTATGTATGTAAGCAGTGTGGGAAGTCTTTCAGTCAGGGAACTTCTTTGAGAAGACATGAacgaattcatactggagaaaaaccttatgtatgtaagcagtgtgggaaagccttcatcCAACGTGATGATTGTTTTAGTCATGAACgaactcacactggagagaaaccatacatGTGTGCTCAATGTGGGGAAACTTTCACTTTTTCCAAATCccttcaaatacatgaaaaaaatcacactggagaaaaaccctatatATGTAAGCAATGTGGAAAAGCATTTACCTGTTCCACATACCTTCTTAGACATGAAAGAACTCACAATGAAAAGAAATTCTGA
- the LOC118571539 gene encoding zinc finger protein 709-like isoform X4, with translation MVERLCKYDRGNQNRETHQQSPEHIIVNEKMPPVITECERDIIAHFPSDTHFKGRTGEKPYQYQEHVEKTLKYKKCWKDFSYSELLQIHKSPPMRQIPYENKQSNEACRSFTSDHDYEGTYTEEKSYVCKQCGKAWSDSCSLLWHEKSHIQEKRHTCKQCGKAFSRPSQLHKHERIHTGEKPYVCTHCGKAFIDRRTCCNHERTHTGVKPYVCKQCGKAFLRSCQLLIHERIHTGERPFVCKHCGKAFTYSSACYYHERIHTGEKPCVCKQCGKAFKCSAYLHIHERSHSGEKPYVCKHCGKAFAYATGCHKHERIHTGEKPYMCVQCGKVFSFPRSLHIHERSHSGEKPYVCKQCGKSFSQGTSLRRHERIHTGEKPYVCKQCGKAFIQRDDCFSHERTHTGEKPYMCAQCGETFTFSKSLQIHEKNHTGEKPYICKQCGKAFTCSTYLLRHERTHNEKKF, from the coding sequence ATGGTTGAGAGACTCTGTAAATATGATCGTGGTAATCAGAATAGAGAAACCCACCAACAGAGTCCAGAGCATATTATTGTGAATGAAAAAATGCCTCCTGTAATAACTGAGTGTGAAAGAGACATCATTGCTCATTTCCCCTCAGACACACACTTCAAAGGCagaactggagagaaaccataccaGTATCAGGAACATGTGGAGAAgactttaaaatataagaaatgttGGAAGGATTTCAGTTATTCTGAGTTGCTTCAGATCCATAAAAGCCCTCCTATGAGACAGATACCCTATGAAAACAAACAATCTAATGAAGCCTGTAGGAGTTTCACTTCGGATCATGATTATGAGGGAACTTACACTGAAGAGAAATCTTATGTTTGTAAACAATGTGGGAAAGCATGGAGTGATTCCTGTAGCCTTCTCTGGCATGAAAAAAGTCACATTCAAGAGAAACGTCACACCTGTAAGCAGTGTGGGAAAGCATTTAGTCGTCCCTCACAGCTTCACAAACATGAAAGAATCCACACTGGTGAGAAACCTTATGTATGTACACATTGTGGAAAAGCCTTCATTGATCGCAGAACCTGTTGCAATCATGAACGAACTCACACTGGAGTGAAACCCTATGTTTGTAAACAATGTGGGAAAGCATTTCTTCGTTCCTGCCAACTTCTCATCCacgaaagaattcatactggagagagacctttTGTATGTAAACATTGTGGAAAAGCTTTTACCTACTCCAGTGCTTGTTATtatcatgaaagaattcacactggagagaaaccctgtgtttgtAAGCAATGTGGGAAAGCATTTAAATGTTCTGCATACCTTCACATACATGAAAGATCTCACagtggagaaaaaccctatgtaTGTAAGCACTGTGGAAAAGCCTTTGCTTATGCTACTGGATGTCACAAGCATGAAAGaatccacactggagagaaaccatatatgtgtgtgcagtgtgggaAAGTATTCAGTTTCCCTAGATCCCTTCACATACATGAAAGATCTCACAGTGGAGAAAAACCTTATGTATGTAAGCAGTGTGGGAAGTCTTTCAGTCAGGGAACTTCTTTGAGAAGACATGAacgaattcatactggagaaaaaccttatgtatgtaagcagtgtgggaaagccttcatcCAACGTGATGATTGTTTTAGTCATGAACgaactcacactggagagaaaccatacatGTGTGCTCAATGTGGGGAAACTTTCACTTTTTCCAAATCccttcaaatacatgaaaaaaatcacactggagaaaaaccctatatATGTAAGCAATGTGGAAAAGCATTTACCTGTTCCACATACCTTCTTAGACATGAAAGAACTCACAATGAAAAGAAATTCTGA
- the LOC118571539 gene encoding zinc finger protein 709-like isoform X3: MLDSSQKKLYRDVMKETFMNLISVGKTEEEEDIEEYQKPKGNLRTLMVERLCKYDRGNQNRETHQQSPEHIIVNEKMPPVITECERDIIAHFPSDTHFKGRTGEKPYQYQEHVEKTLKYKKCWKDFSYSELLQIHKSPPMRQIPYENKQSNEACRSFTSDHDYEGTYTEEKSYVCKQCGKAWSDSCSLLWHEKSHIQEKRHTCKQCGKAFSRPSQLHKHERIHTGEKPYVCTHCGKAFIDRRTCCNHERTHTGVKPYVCKQCGKAFLRSCQLLIHERIHTGERPFVCKHCGKAFTYSSACYYHERIHTGEKPCVCKQCGKAFKCSAYLHIHERSHSGEKPYVCKHCGKAFAYATGCHKHERIHTGEKPYMCVQCGKVFSFPRSLHIHERSHSGEKPYVCKQCGKSFSQGTSLRRHERIHTGEKPYVCKQCGKAFIQRDDCFSHERTHTGEKPYMCAQCGETFTFSKSLQIHEKNHTGEKPYICKQCGKAFTCSTYLLRHERTHNEKKF, encoded by the exons ATGTTAGATTCCAGTCAAAAGAAGCTCTACAGAGATGTGATGAAGGAAACCTTTATGAACCTGATTTCCGTAG ggaaaacagaagaagaagaagatattGAAGAGTACCAGAAGCCTAAGGGAAACCTGAG aaCTCTGATGGTTGAGAGACTCTGTAAATATGATCGTGGTAATCAGAATAGAGAAACCCACCAACAGAGTCCAGAGCATATTATTGTGAATGAAAAAATGCCTCCTGTAATAACTGAGTGTGAAAGAGACATCATTGCTCATTTCCCCTCAGACACACACTTCAAAGGCagaactggagagaaaccataccaGTATCAGGAACATGTGGAGAAgactttaaaatataagaaatgttGGAAGGATTTCAGTTATTCTGAGTTGCTTCAGATCCATAAAAGCCCTCCTATGAGACAGATACCCTATGAAAACAAACAATCTAATGAAGCCTGTAGGAGTTTCACTTCGGATCATGATTATGAGGGAACTTACACTGAAGAGAAATCTTATGTTTGTAAACAATGTGGGAAAGCATGGAGTGATTCCTGTAGCCTTCTCTGGCATGAAAAAAGTCACATTCAAGAGAAACGTCACACCTGTAAGCAGTGTGGGAAAGCATTTAGTCGTCCCTCACAGCTTCACAAACATGAAAGAATCCACACTGGTGAGAAACCTTATGTATGTACACATTGTGGAAAAGCCTTCATTGATCGCAGAACCTGTTGCAATCATGAACGAACTCACACTGGAGTGAAACCCTATGTTTGTAAACAATGTGGGAAAGCATTTCTTCGTTCCTGCCAACTTCTCATCCacgaaagaattcatactggagagagacctttTGTATGTAAACATTGTGGAAAAGCTTTTACCTACTCCAGTGCTTGTTATtatcatgaaagaattcacactggagagaaaccctgtgtttgtAAGCAATGTGGGAAAGCATTTAAATGTTCTGCATACCTTCACATACATGAAAGATCTCACagtggagaaaaaccctatgtaTGTAAGCACTGTGGAAAAGCCTTTGCTTATGCTACTGGATGTCACAAGCATGAAAGaatccacactggagagaaaccatatatgtgtgtgcagtgtgggaAAGTATTCAGTTTCCCTAGATCCCTTCACATACATGAAAGATCTCACAGTGGAGAAAAACCTTATGTATGTAAGCAGTGTGGGAAGTCTTTCAGTCAGGGAACTTCTTTGAGAAGACATGAacgaattcatactggagaaaaaccttatgtatgtaagcagtgtgggaaagccttcatcCAACGTGATGATTGTTTTAGTCATGAACgaactcacactggagagaaaccatacatGTGTGCTCAATGTGGGGAAACTTTCACTTTTTCCAAATCccttcaaatacatgaaaaaaatcacactggagaaaaaccctatatATGTAAGCAATGTGGAAAAGCATTTACCTGTTCCACATACCTTCTTAGACATGAAAGAACTCACAATGAAAAGAAATTCTGA